The following proteins come from a genomic window of Oligoflexus sp.:
- a CDS encoding NAD(P)/FAD-dependent oxidoreductase produces the protein MRNPDAVVVGAGPNGLTAAIILAKSGLRVQVYEAASTPGGGTRTAELTVPGVLHDVCSAVHPLGVASPVFQSFRLQDFGLEWIHPRYPLVHPLDGGKAAVLERSLRATAERLGADAAAYHRLFENFTENADALLRDFLGPVQFPVHPFLYARFGLKALRSAETLARSYFKGESARALFAGMAAHSFLALDETASAAVGLMLGLAGHAYGWPIARGGSQSITSSLVACLKHAAGEIMLNHRITSWDQLPAHCPVLFDVTPQQLLKICGDRFPLSYQKRLQAFEYGPGIFKLDWTLSARVPWLAAAAHETATLHLGGNLEEIAASESAMRQGKVHPRPFVLIAQPSVVDASRTRDGRSALWGYCHVPPYSSEDMTDRIEAQIERFAPGFQKLIIARHRMFPADFEAYNGNYIGGSISGGLMNLRQTLQRPRLFSNPYATPDPRIFLCSSSTPPGPGVHGMCGWHAALAVLGRR, from the coding sequence GGCCAAATCCGGTTTAAGAGTGCAGGTGTATGAAGCCGCGAGCACGCCCGGCGGCGGAACGCGGACTGCGGAACTCACAGTGCCTGGAGTCCTGCACGATGTGTGCTCTGCTGTTCATCCTTTGGGTGTGGCCTCGCCTGTATTCCAGAGCTTTCGCCTCCAGGACTTTGGCCTTGAATGGATCCATCCGCGTTATCCTCTGGTTCATCCCCTCGACGGGGGCAAGGCGGCCGTCCTGGAGCGTTCTCTTCGTGCAACGGCTGAGCGTTTGGGTGCGGATGCTGCAGCCTATCACCGCCTTTTTGAAAACTTCACAGAGAATGCGGACGCCCTGCTACGGGATTTTCTGGGTCCGGTTCAGTTTCCAGTCCATCCTTTTCTTTATGCTCGTTTCGGACTCAAGGCTCTGCGTTCAGCCGAAACCTTGGCCAGGTCCTATTTTAAGGGCGAATCCGCTCGGGCGCTTTTTGCCGGTATGGCTGCGCATTCCTTTCTTGCGCTGGATGAAACAGCGAGCGCGGCAGTGGGATTGATGCTGGGACTGGCCGGACATGCCTATGGCTGGCCGATCGCGCGCGGAGGAAGCCAGAGCATCACATCGTCATTGGTCGCCTGCCTCAAGCATGCCGCGGGTGAAATCATGCTGAATCATCGGATCACGTCCTGGGATCAACTGCCGGCGCACTGTCCTGTTCTTTTTGATGTCACGCCGCAGCAGCTTTTGAAAATCTGCGGGGATCGTTTTCCGCTGTCCTATCAAAAGCGTTTGCAGGCCTTTGAGTATGGGCCCGGTATTTTCAAATTGGATTGGACGCTTTCCGCTCGTGTTCCCTGGCTTGCTGCGGCGGCGCATGAAACAGCAACGCTTCATCTCGGCGGGAATTTGGAAGAAATCGCCGCGAGTGAATCGGCCATGCGCCAGGGGAAGGTGCACCCGAGGCCCTTTGTTCTTATCGCGCAGCCGAGCGTTGTGGATGCTTCACGAACCCGTGATGGTCGGTCTGCACTTTGGGGCTATTGCCATGTTCCTCCTTATTCTTCCGAGGATATGACGGATCGTATCGAGGCTCAGATTGAACGGTTCGCGCCTGGCTTTCAAAAGCTTATAATAGCGCGGCACAGGATGTTTCCTGCTGATTTTGAAGCCTATAATGGCAATTACATTGGCGGCAGCATATCAGGCGGCCTGATGAATCTGCGTCAGACCCTGCAACGTCCGCGGTTATTTTCCAATCCCTATGCCACTCCCGATCCTCGCATTTTTTTATGCTCCTCATCGACTCCACCTGGACCTGGCGTCCATGGAATGTGCGGCTGGCACGCGGCCCTCGCTGTGCTGGGACGCCGATAA